The Vibrio coralliirubri DNA window ATGAAAGCGCAGTGGCAACTTCGTACTGACTCAGCTCATAAACGTGGGCCTCATCAGTCAAAGCACCTAGCTCCGAGCGATACAAGAAATTAGGCGACAACAGCATCGACGCAACAAGATCTCTTGCTCCATATTGACCAAGGAAGGTGTTAAACCTTGATTGCTCATCAGAGGTTAGTGGACGGCGATAGATTTTCTGACCTAGTTTAGAAATGAACTGTGCTTTGTTGACATTGTCACTGTAGCCAATTGCCGTTAAATCAAGACGACTCGCGATGTCGACCGCCATCGAGTGGTACTGTTTCATGTCCTCAGTTAGGATGATGCCCTGACTAGATTGGCCAGCGAATTTAAATTCACGCTCATATTTGTCTTTCGGCAGTTTTTGCTTATCAACGGTGATGGCAAATAGATCTTGAATAGTATTCGCGTACTCAAGGTTTGTAAGTAGTCTAACTTGTCGGTCACCATACGATTCCGTTTGTCCGAGGTACTCGCTCCACACTTCATCGAATAGGTAATCCGCAATCTCTTCTGCACAGGTTAGATCACAGTGACCCGCCACTGGCATAGACATGATTTTGTCGAGCAGTGCATCGTATCCTGCGTTGTTCCACGCGTTTGCCTTATTCGCATTATCGAAGAACTCTGTTGAGTGACACGCATTACAGTTCTGCGCGATGAGATCTTCGCCAGAATTAAAGCCGATAAACTCCACATCTAAGTTGTGCTCTAAACTGGACTCATTAATCGCCACATTGAGCTTAGATGGTTGAGGGAAGTAGTTCTTTAAATATGGGAAACGAACTTCGTACGCACCGTAATCTAGCGTTTCTTCTAATGACGCACCCCAAGCGACTTCGCGCTCAAACGTTGTGTTTTGCGCTTTATCAATGAAGGTGAGACGCAAGCTAGACTCAGTGGCATTCGCAGGTTTCGCTGGGGCAGTAAAGTTAACGACACCCACCAAATCTTTCGGTTTTTCAACATACTTCAGCTCAATCGTAGCCGCTGGCGCACTATTCGAGATCGTAATCGAATGAATACGTTGCTCTGGGATAAACTCACCAACATCATTTAAACGAACCTGATAAGTACCATTTTCCAGACCATCAATGTTCATCGAAGGCGCATTCCACGCGACATGGAATTTACTTTCATGACCATTCGGATGAATCAAAGCGCCACTGACCAACTCATCACTTAAGCTGCTATCGGGTGCTTCAGTGGTTGTGAAAGTAATCTGTTTCTGGTTTGCTCCTGCTGCATCATAAGAGACGCGGTAAATTACGCTCGCTTTATCATCTGACACCAGCATTGAGCCATCGTCTAATTCGAGGAACTCAACTGGACGACCAATACATGCATCCGTTAAACACGCGTAAGATTCAACCGCTTGGCGATCTCTCATCCAACCCGTCACCAATGGACGCTCATGAATCACATCGGTACCATTTTGAATGGTCACCATACGAAGTTCTAAACCCGGGTGTTCTGGTTTACTGTTACCATGAGTCGCGTAAACAAGGTGCTGGATATTGTCTGACTGAGAATAAGCGTTCCAGAACTTCACCCCTAATGGCGCACTGTTGGTAAACACATCAAACTCAGCGCCAGCATAATCTGTCGGTTTAACCACGTCATAATCGATCTGAGGCAAAATTGCTTTTGGCGGGATGATTGGGTAGCCATCGCTGCCTTCACCACCAAGTAGTAGGTCTTGCCAGTTCGCCATCTCATTATCTGTCAGACCTCGAGTATCTTTACCAAAGAAAATTGGCGCACCAAAGTTTTGATCACCTGGGCTTGAGATACGGTTAATCTCGTCTGGGTTATCAAACTTCTGGCGGTTGTTGTCACTGAACCAGATCTCACCCGTTTTAGGGTGCCAGTCAAAGCCTACTGAGTTACGAATACCATTGGCTTGAATTTCGTACTCACCCGTTTCCAAGTCAATCGCGAAGATTGTCCCGTAAAGCTCTTCTTCTGGTGTGGTACAAATGTTACATGGAAGACCTGCAGCGGTATAAAGCTTCTTGTCCGTCGGGTCGACAGTATTGAACTTCAGTGGATGTTTTTGGTGCTGCATCCGAGTCAACCACTGCGTTGTTGGGATCGGCGTTTTGGTACCGTCAGCAGGATAAGTGAAGATCTTTTCAGCTACAGGGCGTGACTTAAAGTTCTCATTGATGTTCTCAATCTTGTATAGAGCACCTACTGTACTGTAGTAGAGATTACCATCGCGATATGCGACACCATGAGGCTCTTCGCCTTCCGCCACGACATAAGTACCGATTGGCTGTTTTGTTTGAGGATCAAGCTGAACGGCGTAAATAGTGCCACCTAAAGGTTCGCTATCTAGCATGATTGAAGAGGAGCCAACGAAGATCATGTTGTCACCCATCGCC harbors:
- a CDS encoding DUF1592 domain-containing protein translates to MSGGESSGGSCDVPQYQNGGNYAFGDKVQNNGSIYVCKQFGWCGQAPYEPGVAWNGSNFWQDAWDVEGACDAEPNVAPSISVVQPNVTANSTFELNANTNDEDGQVAKVEYYINGILAGTSSQAPFTLSHQGLSEGDYQLFAVATDDKGAQTRSENVAFNVEQAFEGNRLAITFPSFDHKDLLNPPAELQGQVLTGTLYCPADGTTTQIEGSWGETVNIDGLGEDCLYQLNLDGFSGYVARFSPWVVNFSKSEERQIDINALYRAPIATEALFPLGGVKVETYLEGIYQPRSMAMGDNMIFVGSSSIMLDSEPLGGTIYAVQLDPQTKQPIGTYVVAEGEEPHGVAYRDGNLYYSTVGALYKIENINENFKSRPVAEKIFTYPADGTKTPIPTTQWLTRMQHQKHPLKFNTVDPTDKKLYTAAGLPCNICTTPEEELYGTIFAIDLETGEYEIQANGIRNSVGFDWHPKTGEIWFSDNNRQKFDNPDEINRISSPGDQNFGAPIFFGKDTRGLTDNEMANWQDLLLGGEGSDGYPIIPPKAILPQIDYDVVKPTDYAGAEFDVFTNSAPLGVKFWNAYSQSDNIQHLVYATHGNSKPEHPGLELRMVTIQNGTDVIHERPLVTGWMRDRQAVESYACLTDACIGRPVEFLELDDGSMLVSDDKASVIYRVSYDAAGANQKQITFTTTEAPDSSLSDELVSGALIHPNGHESKFHVAWNAPSMNIDGLENGTYQVRLNDVGEFIPEQRIHSITISNSAPAATIELKYVEKPKDLVGVVNFTAPAKPANATESSLRLTFIDKAQNTTFEREVAWGASLEETLDYGAYEVRFPYLKNYFPQPSKLNVAINESSLEHNLDVEFIGFNSGEDLIAQNCNACHSTEFFDNANKANAWNNAGYDALLDKIMSMPVAGHCDLTCAEEIADYLFDEVWSEYLGQTESYGDRQVRLLTNLEYANTIQDLFAITVDKQKLPKDKYEREFKFAGQSSQGIILTEDMKQYHSMAVDIASRLDLTAIGYSDNVNKAQFISKLGQKIYRRPLTSDEQSRFNTFLGQYGARDLVASMLLSPNFLYRSELGALTDEAHVYELSQYEVATALSYSFLGTTPSESLLAKASRGELETNEQVAAEVASMLTSSRGIARFTDFIGYYIHTQVQELPEKPGLTTEVVNAMVQEQAEFIRYFLTEGEGTVAELFNPNFTFVNGALAQHYGISGVTGEEFQKVVVDNAQRGGLLQQGLTHVVNSDYAATSLVKRGLMIRQNLLCRTIGVPVDVDPDSIELPESPITTRERWDTINGQDASAGQCWQCHEFMNDTGASMENYSQTGEWRTTEPAYNDPSVTLPIDASGPLVDNSGSRVMLEFNNVRDISAHFPTNATVLQCLADSYFRYAMGQEANANSNAGIQDMTKKLEKSGSITEMLETLATSQMFKFKKESN